One part of the Phycisphaerae bacterium genome encodes these proteins:
- a CDS encoding polymer-forming cytoskeletal protein yields MAEADNNHPTILGNDVFFKGELRAQKGVRLLGKFEGNIQSESDLVIADGASMNGNIKSETVRVEGQVKGNLEAVQKVSLAASARVEGDLQTARLEVAEGAMLVGQCMIGVTDKNRGDGRASGADRSRNQPAVPPQPAVAGKK; encoded by the coding sequence ATGGCTGAGGCAGACAACAACCATCCGACGATTCTGGGTAATGACGTTTTTTTCAAGGGGGAGCTGCGCGCTCAGAAAGGCGTTCGCCTGCTGGGCAAGTTCGAGGGCAACATCCAGAGCGAAAGCGACCTGGTAATCGCCGACGGGGCGAGCATGAACGGCAACATCAAGTCCGAGACGGTTCGCGTCGAGGGGCAGGTCAAGGGAAACCTCGAGGCAGTGCAGAAAGTCTCGCTGGCAGCCTCGGCCCGCGTCGAGGGCGATCTCCAGACCGCCCGGCTCGAAGTCGCGGAAGGCGCCATGCTCGTCGGGCAGTGCATGATTGGGGTAACGGACAAGAATCGCGGTGACGGCCGTGCGAGCGGTGCGGATCGCAGTCGCAATCAGCCGGCGGTTCCGCCACAACCGGCCGTGGCGGGAAAAAAGTAG
- a CDS encoding 30S ribosomal protein S20 produces the protein MANLPSAKKRIKQNERNRARNRTRKSALKTDTRKYLETLSSGDVANAKKQLVQVTKRLDQTAAKGTIHKNTAARRKSRLARRLNALAAAKPVS, from the coding sequence GTGGCGAATCTTCCCTCAGCCAAGAAGCGAATCAAGCAGAACGAGCGGAACCGCGCCCGCAACCGCACCAGAAAGTCGGCGCTCAAGACGGACACCCGCAAGTACCTCGAGACCTTGAGCAGCGGCGACGTGGCCAACGCCAAGAAGCAACTCGTACAGGTCACGAAGCGGTTGGATCAGACCGCAGCCAAGGGAACGATCCATAAGAACACCGCGGCGCGGCGCAAGTCGCGGCTGGCTCGCCGGCTGAACGCCTTGGCCGCCGCCAAGCCCGTTTCCTAG
- a CDS encoding TlyA family rRNA (cytidine-2'-O)-methyltransferase yields the protein MHDPASSRFVSRGGDKLAAALDAFQVDPSGRVCADLGSHVGGFVDCLLQHGALRVYSVDTSYGTLAWKLRRDARVVVLERTNAMHATLPEPVGLVTIDVGWTRQERVLPNVARMIEPRGVVISLIKPHYEAPPEWLAQGLLPEHRVEEVVAEVAEKALAIGWKLVATTPSPIRGHGGNLETLGRFERV from the coding sequence ATGCATGACCCGGCGTCCTCTCGTTTTGTATCTCGTGGCGGAGACAAACTCGCCGCCGCATTGGACGCCTTTCAGGTCGACCCGTCCGGTCGCGTCTGCGCCGATCTCGGGAGCCACGTCGGCGGTTTCGTGGATTGTCTGCTCCAGCATGGAGCGCTTCGTGTTTATTCCGTGGACACCTCCTACGGCACACTGGCTTGGAAGCTCCGCAGGGATGCTCGGGTCGTCGTTCTCGAGCGCACCAACGCCATGCATGCAACGCTGCCGGAACCGGTGGGCCTGGTCACGATCGATGTCGGCTGGACGCGGCAGGAGCGCGTCCTGCCCAATGTCGCGCGCATGATCGAGCCTCGAGGGGTGGTCATCTCCCTGATCAAGCCGCACTACGAGGCGCCGCCGGAATGGCTGGCGCAGGGCCTGCTTCCTGAACATCGCGTGGAGGAGGTCGTAGCCGAAGTGGCGGAGAAGGCGCTCGCCATCGGATGGAAGCTCGTCGCAACGACACCGAGCCCGATTCGCGGTCACGGGGGCAATCTGGAGACTCTCGGGCGATTCGAGCGGGTTTGA
- a CDS encoding polymer-forming cytoskeletal protein → MATLLSRQPALRTVHCTHCDRPSEVAVRAMSVFCPHCQKRLILEDYTIKGYYGVREFATCGDIVVERSGRVSAKIKTGTLVVRGQVQGDVRARQMVRVEKNGQLKGEIHAPALHIENGGSFNGFVRIGVE, encoded by the coding sequence ATGGCCACGCTTCTGAGCCGACAACCGGCGCTGAGAACCGTGCACTGCACGCACTGCGACCGTCCCAGCGAGGTCGCGGTGCGGGCCATGTCCGTCTTCTGCCCCCATTGCCAGAAGCGGCTCATCCTTGAGGACTATACCATCAAGGGCTACTACGGCGTGCGCGAGTTCGCCACCTGCGGCGATATTGTCGTGGAGCGAAGCGGGCGGGTCTCCGCGAAGATCAAAACCGGCACGCTGGTGGTTCGCGGGCAGGTCCAAGGCGACGTCCGCGCCCGGCAAATGGTCCGCGTGGAGAAGAACGGCCAGCTTAAAGGCGAGATCCACGCCCCGGCCTTACACATCGAAAACGGGGGAAGCTTCAACGGATTCGTCCGGATCGGGGTGGAGTAG
- a CDS encoding glycogen/starch synthase, which yields MNEFASFRPLIFEVSWEVCSQTGGIYTVLRSKCASGIEPTDSYYAIGPYHEHAARIEFEPEPHEGIVAEAVEELRRRGVVVHTGRWLITERPRTILIDINSVRRNLGEMKYFLWKDLGIGTPNDPETDDIVLFGYTVADLLSEVRSRMNGRAMLAQYHEWQGGLALPLLQQRQLQIPSVFTTHATLVGRSLSAANRNIYGALHEIDGEGVAREHGIEHRFRIERAAAQSADVFTTVSGITAEEAERFLGRRPEFVLPNGLHVHRFTAPHEFQNLHQQCKEQIHEFTIGHFFPSYTFNLERTLYVFTAGRYEYRNKGIDVFIDSLAELNRRLKAESLGVTVVAFIVSRAVCHAMNVDTLNRQAMFNEINDACQQIEEDMGRRLFKTVTAGRMPTLDELLDDSARVRLQRMIHAWRQDRLPTIVTHDLKDDGSDPVLCHLRSKGLINDPSDPVKVVFHADFLSPTSPLLGMEYDQFVRGCNLGVFPSYYEPWGYTPMECIVRGIPAVTSDLSGFGNYLMDHFPDHDTNGLYVARRRGVSHENIVYQVAGWMHALARSSLRERIQLRNRVENHADYFDWKNMARYYRAARRMALKRHFPDHDITD from the coding sequence GTGAACGAATTTGCATCCTTTCGCCCGCTGATCTTCGAAGTGTCGTGGGAAGTCTGCTCGCAGACCGGCGGCATCTACACGGTGCTGCGCAGCAAGTGTGCCTCCGGCATCGAGCCCACCGACAGCTACTACGCCATCGGCCCCTACCACGAGCACGCCGCCCGGATCGAATTCGAGCCCGAACCGCACGAGGGGATCGTAGCCGAGGCCGTCGAGGAGCTTCGCCGGCGCGGGGTGGTCGTACATACCGGTCGCTGGCTGATCACCGAGCGCCCGCGCACGATCCTCATCGACATCAACTCCGTCCGTCGCAACCTCGGCGAGATGAAATACTTCCTCTGGAAGGACCTGGGCATCGGAACGCCCAACGACCCCGAAACCGACGACATTGTCCTGTTCGGCTACACCGTCGCGGATCTGCTTTCAGAAGTCCGCTCGCGGATGAACGGCCGAGCCATGCTTGCGCAATACCACGAATGGCAGGGCGGACTGGCGTTACCACTGTTGCAGCAGCGCCAATTGCAGATTCCCTCAGTCTTTACCACGCATGCCACGCTGGTCGGGCGAAGCCTCAGTGCCGCCAACCGCAATATCTACGGCGCCCTGCATGAAATCGACGGTGAGGGCGTCGCCCGCGAACACGGCATAGAACACCGCTTCCGCATTGAGCGGGCCGCGGCACAATCTGCCGACGTATTCACCACCGTCTCGGGGATCACCGCCGAGGAGGCCGAGCGATTCCTGGGCCGGCGACCGGAGTTCGTGCTGCCCAACGGACTGCACGTCCACCGCTTCACCGCTCCGCACGAATTTCAGAATCTCCACCAGCAGTGCAAGGAGCAGATTCACGAGTTTACCATCGGGCACTTCTTCCCGAGCTACACGTTCAACCTCGAACGGACGCTCTACGTTTTCACGGCCGGGCGCTACGAGTACCGCAACAAGGGCATCGACGTATTCATCGACTCGCTGGCGGAACTGAATCGCCGCCTCAAGGCCGAGTCATTGGGTGTCACTGTTGTGGCATTCATCGTCTCGCGGGCGGTCTGTCACGCGATGAACGTCGACACGCTCAACCGCCAGGCGATGTTCAACGAGATCAACGACGCCTGCCAGCAGATCGAGGAGGACATGGGCCGGCGTCTCTTCAAGACGGTTACTGCCGGGCGCATGCCCACGCTGGACGAACTGCTCGACGATTCCGCCCGCGTCCGACTTCAGCGCATGATCCACGCCTGGCGGCAGGATCGTCTCCCGACCATTGTTACACACGATCTCAAGGACGACGGCAGCGACCCCGTGCTCTGCCACCTTCGCTCCAAGGGGCTGATCAACGACCCGTCCGACCCGGTCAAGGTCGTTTTCCACGCCGATTTCCTCAGCCCGACGAGCCCATTGCTGGGCATGGAATACGACCAGTTCGTGCGCGGCTGCAACCTCGGCGTATTCCCATCCTATTACGAGCCATGGGGTTACACGCCGATGGAGTGCATCGTGCGGGGCATCCCGGCGGTGACCAGTGATCTCAGCGGTTTTGGCAACTACCTCATGGACCACTTCCCCGACCACGACACCAACGGCCTGTACGTCGCCCGTCGCAGGGGCGTCAGCCACGAGAATATTGTCTATCAAGTCGCCGGCTGGATGCACGCCCTTGCCCGATCCTCCCTGCGAGAACGCATCCAGCTTCGCAACCGCGTGGAGAATCACGCCGACTACTTCGACTGGAAGAACATGGCCCGCTATTACCGCGCCGCCCGCCGCATGGCCTTGAAGCGACACTTCCCCGACCACGACATTACCGATTAG